A stretch of the Natribaculum luteum genome encodes the following:
- a CDS encoding PEP-utilizing enzyme — MGTEEKVSTEAEERSEVRERFPFAGELELPDELEGWEEMYPEYFQFELSEDRAEYERDRFWFWDKKDTTEPLMPWDMTISAQAWQIAMAQNTSRVFAIPPSMSVDIRVVAGYAYFSGIKVEDEELLKERSQIFKERSEYYYDNYDALYNGVWLPAVKDIGTEIRSLEVPDQLPEYVPGAVITEGKGQSDQTVDVIRSYNRLTELALEGWQRHFEFLYLAYLAYMQFTETSRQLFPDISDDAIGKMVSAVEADVFRPDQELNRLAEKALELGGDVPEILTSDRTPEEKIETLRNDEQGREFMDLFDEVKDPWFYMTYGDGFHSYKGSWIEDLEAPFDHLESKIDRLESGEELGRDFDKLQAERDEVVDEYRRYLGPDEREEFDHAYETCMTVYEYAENHQFWIENWLHTIIFGKMREFGQFLVNHDLLDDPEDVFLFNRFEVAELLEEACESWALGKGAFVSSRWKDRAADRREVFEAAKEWDPSPALGEPPEEVTDPLMQMLWGITTEKVNNWLNIESETGDETVLEGFGSSSGQVEGRARVVENSENIDDLEEGEILVAPLTNPAWAPVFPRAEGAVTDDGGITSHAAIVCREYGLPAVTGTGHATSLIETGDKVRLDGETGEVEILEKAA; from the coding sequence ATGGGGACAGAGGAGAAAGTGTCCACAGAAGCAGAAGAACGGAGTGAGGTAAGAGAACGATTCCCATTTGCAGGGGAACTGGAGCTACCCGACGAACTGGAGGGGTGGGAGGAAATGTACCCGGAATACTTCCAGTTCGAGTTGTCCGAAGACCGAGCCGAGTACGAACGCGACCGGTTCTGGTTCTGGGACAAGAAGGACACGACGGAGCCACTGATGCCGTGGGATATGACGATAAGCGCCCAGGCGTGGCAGATTGCGATGGCACAGAACACGAGTCGCGTGTTTGCGATCCCGCCGTCGATGTCGGTCGATATCCGCGTCGTGGCAGGGTATGCGTACTTCAGCGGCATCAAAGTCGAGGACGAGGAACTGCTGAAAGAACGCAGCCAGATCTTCAAGGAGCGAAGCGAATACTACTACGACAACTACGACGCGCTGTACAACGGCGTCTGGCTGCCAGCCGTCAAGGACATCGGGACGGAGATCCGCTCGCTCGAGGTTCCCGACCAGCTTCCCGAGTACGTTCCTGGCGCTGTAATTACGGAGGGGAAAGGGCAGAGCGATCAAACGGTGGACGTGATCCGGAGTTACAACCGACTTACCGAACTCGCGCTGGAAGGGTGGCAGCGCCACTTCGAGTTCCTGTATCTCGCGTACCTCGCGTACATGCAGTTCACAGAGACGAGTCGCCAGCTGTTCCCAGACATCTCCGACGACGCAATCGGGAAGATGGTTTCCGCGGTCGAAGCCGACGTCTTCCGCCCCGACCAGGAGCTGAACCGGCTGGCGGAGAAGGCCCTCGAGCTCGGGGGGGACGTTCCCGAGATTCTGACGTCCGACCGGACGCCCGAGGAGAAAATAGAGACGCTTCGGAACGACGAGCAGGGACGTGAGTTCATGGACCTGTTCGACGAGGTCAAAGATCCCTGGTTCTACATGACCTACGGAGACGGGTTTCATAGCTACAAGGGCTCGTGGATCGAAGACCTCGAGGCGCCGTTCGACCACCTCGAGTCGAAGATCGATCGGCTGGAATCCGGCGAAGAACTCGGACGTGACTTCGACAAACTGCAAGCCGAGCGCGACGAGGTCGTCGACGAGTATCGGCGGTACCTCGGCCCGGACGAGCGCGAGGAGTTCGACCACGCCTACGAGACCTGCATGACGGTCTACGAGTACGCGGAGAACCACCAGTTCTGGATCGAAAACTGGCTCCACACGATCATCTTCGGCAAGATGCGTGAGTTCGGCCAGTTCCTGGTCAACCACGACCTGCTGGACGACCCCGAGGACGTCTTCCTGTTCAACCGGTTCGAGGTCGCCGAACTCCTCGAGGAGGCCTGTGAAAGCTGGGCACTCGGGAAGGGCGCGTTCGTCTCGAGTCGCTGGAAGGACCGTGCAGCCGACCGCCGTGAGGTCTTCGAGGCTGCCAAGGAGTGGGACCCATCGCCTGCGCTGGGTGAACCCCCAGAGGAGGTCACCGACCCGCTCATGCAGATGCTATGGGGCATCACCACCGAGAAGGTCAACAACTGGCTCAATATCGAGTCCGAGACCGGCGACGAAACTGTCCTCGAAGGCTTCGGGTCGTCGTCCGGACAGGTCGAAGGGAGAGCACGCGTCGTGGAGAACTCGGAGAACATCGACGATCTCGAGGAAGGCGAGATTCTCGTCGCCCCGCTCACGAATCCCGCGTGGGCACCGGTCTTCCCGCGCGCCGAGGGTGCCGTCACCGACGACGGCGGGATCACGAGTCACGCGGCCATCGTCTGTCGCGAATACGGCCTCCCCGCCGTAACCGGAACCGGACACGCGACCTCGCTCATCGAGACGGGTGACAAAGTCCGACTCGACGGCGAGACGGGTGAAGTAGAAATTCTCGAAAAGGCAGCGTAA
- a CDS encoding aromatic-ring-hydroxylating dioxygenase subunit beta, whose product MKLSEREDELEQLLVEREVRQFLNYEAELLDERNLHEWFDHVADDISYRMPRRLMHENTAASFSEKGYYFNEDYGSLEARVKRFDSEYAWAERPPTRTERYVTNVVVDEYDDDEVQVTNNLLVYLSRGDSEDHSFYSAKRHDRLRRRDDTFELVDREILLNQTVLSTDNVSIFL is encoded by the coding sequence ATGAAACTGAGCGAACGCGAAGACGAACTCGAGCAACTGCTCGTCGAGCGAGAGGTCAGACAGTTCCTGAACTACGAGGCCGAACTGCTCGACGAACGAAACCTTCACGAGTGGTTCGATCACGTCGCCGACGATATCAGCTATCGTATGCCGCGGCGACTGATGCACGAGAACACGGCCGCGTCGTTTAGCGAGAAAGGGTACTACTTCAACGAGGATTACGGCTCGCTCGAAGCTCGCGTGAAACGATTCGATTCGGAGTACGCCTGGGCGGAACGACCGCCGACCCGAACCGAACGGTACGTGACGAACGTGGTGGTCGACGAGTACGACGACGACGAGGTACAGGTCACGAACAATCTTCTCGTGTACCTGAGTCGTGGCGACAGTGAAGACCACTCGTTCTACTCGGCCAAACGACACGACCGGCTCAGGCGACGCGACGACACGTTCGAGCTCGTCGACCGTGAGATCCTGTTGAACCAGACCGTCCTGAGCACGGACAACGTCTCGATATTCTTATGA
- a CDS encoding metallophosphoesterase family protein, producing MKIGLLSDVHANRPALEAVLEDMPDVDNYVHAGDVIGYGPYPRDVIELFQEYDITSIQGNHDRAALGEFHDNFHEIPKTVALWTSDRLGADEKEYVDSLPLELELYDGRVHVAHGAPEKPNTYTYPEDFSADLLGEESILVLGHTHMQAKSEFDEGIVVNPGSVGLPRDGDWRAAYAILDLDAETVDLHRVEYPKAEVQARLDEYDLPEALIEGLEYGELVFGRAKRSVDDAVE from the coding sequence ATGAAAATTGGATTGCTAAGCGACGTACACGCCAACCGACCAGCACTCGAAGCCGTCCTCGAGGATATGCCCGATGTCGACAACTACGTCCATGCAGGCGATGTTATCGGTTACGGCCCGTATCCTCGAGACGTGATCGAGCTATTCCAGGAGTACGACATCACCTCGATACAGGGCAATCACGACCGGGCCGCGCTCGGTGAGTTTCACGACAATTTTCACGAAATCCCGAAAACGGTTGCCCTCTGGACGAGTGACCGCCTCGGCGCCGACGAGAAGGAGTACGTCGACTCGCTGCCGCTCGAACTCGAGTTGTACGACGGCCGCGTACACGTCGCACATGGAGCACCCGAAAAGCCGAACACGTACACGTATCCGGAGGATTTCTCGGCCGATCTTCTTGGCGAGGAATCTATCCTCGTCCTCGGCCACACGCACATGCAAGCCAAGTCCGAATTCGACGAGGGAATCGTCGTCAATCCGGGAAGTGTCGGACTTCCGCGGGACGGAGACTGGCGCGCGGCCTACGCCATCCTCGACCTCGATGCTGAGACCGTCGACCTCCACCGCGTCGAGTACCCGAAAGCGGAGGTGCAAGCACGCCTCGACGAATACGATCTGCCCGAGGCACTAATCGAAGGGCTCGAATACGGGGAACTGGTGTTTGGTCGCGCAAAACGGTCCGTCGACGATGCTGTCGAGTAA
- a CDS encoding PEP/pyruvate-binding domain-containing protein → MTEPTYTLHFEAEECHKDNVELVGGKNASLGELMDAGESVQVPPGFAVTTDFYEAFLEEEDLTDFITDRLADVDYSDDNAVAAASDDIRDHIENAQFPSFLEAALEDAWEQLQADDPSDDLQVAVRSSATAEDLPDASFAGQQDTYLNVRDFEEVKERTKMCMASLFTARAITYREEHGFDHDEVLISVGIQKMVEARTSGVMFTVNPANGDRSKVRIESNWGLGEAVVSGTVTPDSFLVDKPVYKIVDRDIKEKNIMTAPTDAGTEEIPVDDDRRDVPSLTADEIVELTDIAKMVERHYSAPQDIEWAIEENGDDKRFYVLQSRPETTWNKEKEAKSDEQQSKPSSGSQSTADRILDCL, encoded by the coding sequence ATGACTGAACCAACGTACACGCTTCACTTCGAAGCCGAGGAGTGTCACAAGGACAATGTCGAACTCGTCGGTGGAAAGAACGCCTCGCTCGGTGAACTGATGGACGCGGGTGAGTCCGTGCAAGTGCCACCTGGGTTCGCAGTGACGACTGACTTTTACGAGGCGTTCCTCGAAGAAGAAGATCTGACGGACTTCATCACCGACCGTCTCGCCGACGTCGACTACAGCGACGACAACGCGGTCGCAGCAGCGAGTGACGACATCAGAGATCACATCGAGAACGCACAGTTCCCGTCGTTTCTCGAGGCAGCACTCGAGGATGCGTGGGAACAACTCCAAGCAGACGACCCATCGGACGACCTCCAAGTCGCGGTTCGTTCGTCGGCTACCGCCGAAGACCTGCCAGATGCCAGCTTCGCCGGCCAGCAGGACACTTACCTCAACGTGCGTGACTTCGAGGAAGTGAAAGAGCGCACGAAGATGTGCATGGCAAGTCTGTTTACCGCACGGGCGATCACGTACCGCGAGGAGCACGGCTTCGACCACGACGAGGTCCTCATCAGTGTCGGCATCCAGAAAATGGTCGAGGCACGCACCTCCGGCGTGATGTTCACCGTGAACCCCGCGAACGGCGACCGGTCGAAGGTCCGCATCGAATCGAACTGGGGACTCGGCGAAGCGGTCGTGAGCGGGACGGTTACGCCCGATAGCTTCCTCGTCGACAAACCAGTGTACAAGATCGTCGACCGGGACATCAAAGAGAAGAACATCATGACGGCGCCCACTGATGCGGGGACCGAGGAAATCCCGGTCGACGACGATAGACGAGACGTCCCATCGCTCACTGCCGACGAAATCGTCGAACTGACGGACATCGCCAAGATGGTGGAACGACATTACAGTGCGCCACAGGACATCGAGTGGGCCATCGAAGAGAACGGGGACGACAAGCGATTCTACGTGCTTCAGAGTCGCCCCGAGACGACGTGGAACAAGGAGAAAGAGGCGAAGTCGGACGAGCAACAGAGCAAACCGAGTTCCGGAAGTCAAAGTACGGCAGATCGGATTCTCGATTGCCTGTAG
- a CDS encoding aromatic ring-hydroxylating oxygenase subunit alpha — MAADDKPKVPEQAVQDAREALDEGFFPLEFFNDDDLHELEMERIFGQAWVFVGHESEIPEPGDYARRYIGDDTFIFVRDESGEVNLLFDSCRHRGAKVCRAEQGNTSHFRCPYHGWTYKNNGEAAGIPQKSKAFKELDREEYGLAHVPRLETYEGLVFASLAEEGPTLEEWLGDFKWYFDIHMKLPEGGMEVIGEPHRWVIDANWKTIADNFNGDSYHTAWAHGSVLDLELGGEETVGHAGTGESMDRHIHCDGHTTSIRGFEDEDVFLTYPEEVVADLFTKEGLSEGQWQVARQALSFTGGIFPNFGFLHFGDTTDDPNKDVAPFFTIRKWRPLGPDQMELWSWGLAPKNAPEEFKERMYKMYTSNFGPTGNFEQDDVPIWKGITDVAGGQFASKQGYQLNYQMGLDWMSEMDLDEEWDGPGFAYSENLEEGGMRLFHEQWYEMLAGNAREDAIGVPMNIKEER, encoded by the coding sequence ATGGCAGCTGATGACAAGCCAAAAGTACCGGAACAAGCGGTACAAGATGCCAGAGAGGCACTCGACGAGGGGTTCTTTCCACTGGAGTTTTTCAACGACGACGACCTGCACGAACTGGAGATGGAGCGGATCTTCGGCCAGGCATGGGTATTTGTCGGCCACGAGTCCGAAATTCCCGAACCGGGTGACTACGCACGTCGCTACATCGGTGATGACACATTTATTTTCGTCCGTGACGAGAGTGGCGAAGTAAATCTGTTGTTCGACAGCTGCCGTCACCGGGGTGCGAAGGTCTGTCGGGCTGAACAGGGCAACACGTCTCACTTCCGTTGTCCCTACCATGGGTGGACGTACAAGAACAACGGCGAGGCCGCAGGCATTCCCCAGAAGTCCAAGGCATTCAAGGAACTCGATCGGGAAGAGTACGGACTCGCGCACGTCCCGCGGCTGGAAACGTATGAAGGGCTCGTGTTTGCTTCCCTCGCCGAGGAGGGTCCGACACTCGAGGAGTGGCTCGGCGACTTCAAGTGGTACTTCGACATCCACATGAAACTCCCGGAGGGCGGGATGGAAGTCATCGGGGAGCCCCACCGATGGGTTATCGACGCGAACTGGAAAACCATCGCCGATAACTTCAACGGCGACAGCTACCACACGGCCTGGGCACACGGGTCGGTGCTCGACCTCGAACTCGGCGGCGAGGAGACGGTCGGCCACGCCGGAACCGGCGAGAGTATGGACCGCCACATCCACTGCGACGGTCACACGACGAGTATTCGTGGGTTCGAAGACGAGGACGTGTTCTTGACCTACCCCGAGGAGGTCGTAGCGGACCTGTTCACCAAGGAGGGGCTCTCCGAGGGGCAGTGGCAAGTGGCGAGACAGGCGCTTTCCTTTACAGGAGGCATCTTCCCGAACTTCGGGTTTTTGCACTTCGGGGACACGACAGACGACCCGAACAAGGACGTCGCGCCGTTTTTCACCATCCGGAAGTGGCGGCCACTCGGTCCCGACCAGATGGAACTGTGGAGCTGGGGTCTCGCCCCAAAGAACGCGCCCGAGGAGTTCAAAGAGCGCATGTACAAGATGTACACGTCGAACTTCGGACCGACGGGCAACTTCGAGCAGGACGACGTTCCTATCTGGAAGGGTATTACCGACGTCGCTGGCGGGCAGTTCGCGAGCAAGCAGGGCTACCAGCTTAACTACCAGATGGGTCTCGACTGGATGAGCGAGATGGACCTCGACGAGGAGTGGGACGGCCCTGGATTTGCGTACTCGGAGAACCTAGAGGAAGGTGGTATGCGGTTGTTCCACGAACAGTGGTACGAGATGCTTGCGGGGAACGCTCGCGAAGACGCCATCGGCGTCCCGATGAACATCAAGGAGGAACGATGA
- a CDS encoding aldehyde dehydrogenase family protein, with product MARSDQIETTELTIDADWNGLYIDGEWRSPGDRETIAVENPATRETVNEVPAGTVDDVDEAFEVAAAAQEEWQDVLPQERGEIIQEVQDLVEEHHDELTELLAIESGSARPKASREFTSTGEMMHDVVTYPFRMTGSHSQSKIASKENIVKREPVGVVSVISPWNFPFQLSLRAVAPAIALGNAVVLKPASETPISGGLLIARLFEMAGLPDGVLNVVTGHGSEIGDRVASHPELSAVAFTGSTEIGQRVAKNAAEQLALPAMELGGNNPHVVLEDANVGEAVDAGIFGSFMHQGQICISINRHLVHESLYDEYVERFVERASELPVGDPLDEDTIVGPIINETERDNILEYVEKSVEQGATLELGGSADGLFVEPTVLSEMDNDMAAACNEHFGPVAPIIPFETDEEAIELANATEYGLAASVHSTTISRARDVADEIEAGMVHINDQPINNEPHVPFGGTKASGMGRYNGEWIIDELTEPKWTSIQHEPRDYSF from the coding sequence ATGGCACGAAGCGATCAGATTGAAACGACAGAACTGACGATAGACGCAGACTGGAATGGCCTCTACATCGACGGTGAGTGGCGCTCACCGGGCGATCGCGAGACGATCGCAGTCGAGAATCCGGCCACTCGAGAGACGGTAAACGAGGTCCCAGCAGGGACCGTCGACGACGTAGACGAGGCATTCGAGGTGGCTGCTGCCGCCCAGGAGGAGTGGCAGGACGTCCTGCCGCAAGAACGCGGTGAAATAATCCAGGAGGTGCAGGACCTCGTTGAGGAACACCACGACGAACTGACCGAACTGCTGGCAATAGAGTCCGGGAGCGCACGCCCGAAGGCGTCCCGCGAGTTCACTTCGACGGGCGAGATGATGCACGACGTGGTGACCTACCCCTTCCGGATGACGGGAAGTCACAGCCAGTCGAAGATCGCGAGCAAGGAAAACATCGTCAAGCGCGAACCAGTCGGAGTAGTGAGTGTCATCTCGCCGTGGAACTTTCCGTTTCAGCTCTCGCTGCGGGCAGTTGCTCCGGCCATCGCGCTCGGCAATGCCGTCGTTCTGAAGCCCGCCTCCGAGACGCCGATCAGCGGCGGCCTGCTTATCGCACGTCTCTTCGAGATGGCAGGTTTGCCCGATGGCGTCTTGAACGTCGTCACGGGGCACGGTTCGGAGATCGGTGACCGCGTGGCTTCCCACCCGGAGCTGTCGGCCGTGGCGTTCACTGGCTCGACGGAGATCGGCCAGCGGGTCGCCAAAAACGCGGCCGAGCAGCTGGCACTTCCTGCGATGGAACTTGGAGGAAACAATCCGCACGTCGTACTCGAGGACGCAAACGTCGGCGAAGCCGTCGACGCGGGCATCTTTGGGTCGTTCATGCACCAGGGGCAGATCTGCATCTCCATCAATCGACATCTCGTCCACGAATCGCTATACGACGAGTACGTCGAGCGGTTCGTCGAGCGAGCGTCAGAACTTCCAGTCGGTGACCCGCTCGACGAGGATACAATCGTCGGGCCCATAATCAACGAAACTGAACGGGACAACATCCTCGAATACGTCGAGAAGTCGGTCGAACAGGGTGCGACACTCGAACTTGGCGGATCGGCCGACGGCCTATTCGTCGAACCGACGGTGCTGTCGGAGATGGACAACGACATGGCCGCCGCGTGTAACGAACACTTCGGCCCCGTCGCGCCCATCATTCCGTTCGAAACCGACGAAGAAGCGATCGAGCTCGCGAACGCGACCGAGTACGGGCTTGCTGCATCGGTGCACTCGACGACGATCTCTCGTGCCCGCGACGTCGCCGACGAGATAGAAGCCGGAATGGTCCACATCAACGATCAGCCCATCAACAATGAACCACACGTCCCGTTCGGCGGGACCAAGGCGTCCGGGATGGGCCGGTACAACGGAGAGTGGATTATCGACGAGCTTACGGAGCCGAAGTGGACCTCGATCCAGCACGAGCCGCGGGATTATTCCTTCTAG
- a CDS encoding FAD-binding and (Fe-S)-binding domain-containing protein yields MSSDYDESESRLDPSPAAHDDRSDYEFVSGDVARSDLVRDLQRRVDGDVRFDTYTRQLYATDASAYEVTPIGVVFPVATADVVSVVEYCADREIPVLPRGGGTSLAGQTVNEAVVLDFMRYMDDVLDIDPSAREARVQAGTVLADLNATISSHNLKFAPDPAAGDRSTVGGAIGNNSTGAHSLKYGKTEAYIEECEVVLADGTVTTLGEIEVEELRTKADADASELLPRIYAGVVSIIDDHGDEVDERYPDLKRNVSGYNLDRLVKEAETGTVNLARLLAGSEGTLAIVTEATVSLEPIPETKSVVLLTYNGTVDAVADVQHVLDHDPAAVELIDDTLIDLAGNTAEFENVVALLPDGTEAALLVEFYAENEEDGREKTADLIADRVSDSDEQHAFDGLEAHDAETRTKFWKLRKSGLPILLSRTSDAKHISFIEDAAIPPEHLPAFVTRFREILDENDTFASFYAHAGPGVLHVRPLVDPKSETDRKAMENIADAVTDMVVEFGGSVSGEHGDGRARTQWNRKLYGDELWEVFRNLKTAFDPDWLLNPGQVCGDVSMTENLRFGPGYEFDAGFEPTLEWDIENGFQGMVELCHGCGGCRTQKDTGGGVMCPTFRAADEEITSTRGRANMLRQAMSGDLPDDPTDEEFVSEVLDLCIGCKGCARDCPSEVDMAKLKAEVIHEYHQQEGASPRDRLFANVDTLARLGSTLAPLSNAASKLPGARTLLERTVGIARERSLPTFERETLQDWFAARGGSRVAAAAAERRAVLFPDTYTNYSHPEIGKAAVRVLETAGVHVDLATNTDSGRPAHSKGFLDASRKTARENVGSLAPRVRDGWDVVLVEPSDAVMFQSDYRDLLSGDAVEAVATNTYGVCEYLDIFGLAENIDFEPPSLSLAYHGHCHQKATKKDHHAVGVLRRAGYEVDPLDSGCCGMAGSFGYEAEHHAMSTAIGDALVEQVDDSFAEVPVAPGASCRTQLEDMLTDADTHPALPDRESPPTPVEMLAAGLTE; encoded by the coding sequence ATGAGTTCAGATTACGACGAGAGCGAATCCCGGCTAGATCCGTCTCCCGCTGCGCACGACGACCGATCCGACTACGAGTTCGTTTCTGGAGACGTCGCACGTTCTGACCTCGTACGCGACCTGCAACGACGGGTCGATGGTGACGTTCGGTTCGACACCTACACGCGCCAGCTATACGCAACGGACGCCTCCGCTTACGAGGTGACTCCCATCGGTGTCGTGTTCCCCGTCGCCACGGCTGATGTCGTCAGCGTCGTTGAGTACTGTGCCGACCGAGAAATTCCAGTCTTACCTCGCGGTGGCGGGACGAGCCTCGCCGGTCAAACCGTCAACGAGGCAGTCGTCCTCGATTTCATGCGATACATGGACGACGTGCTCGACATCGATCCATCAGCTCGCGAAGCCCGCGTCCAGGCAGGGACGGTGCTAGCAGACCTGAACGCGACGATCTCCTCTCATAACCTGAAGTTCGCTCCTGACCCTGCAGCCGGCGACCGAAGCACTGTTGGCGGGGCCATCGGCAACAACTCGACGGGCGCACACTCGTTAAAATACGGCAAGACCGAGGCATACATCGAGGAGTGTGAGGTCGTCCTTGCGGACGGGACCGTTACGACGCTTGGCGAGATCGAAGTCGAGGAGCTCCGGACGAAAGCCGACGCCGATGCCAGCGAGTTGCTCCCGCGTATCTATGCCGGCGTCGTCTCGATAATCGACGACCACGGCGATGAAGTCGACGAGCGCTATCCGGATCTCAAGCGGAACGTTTCGGGGTACAACCTCGATCGGCTGGTCAAGGAAGCCGAGACGGGGACTGTCAACCTCGCCCGACTGCTCGCGGGCAGCGAGGGAACGCTGGCGATCGTAACGGAGGCAACGGTATCACTGGAACCGATTCCGGAGACGAAATCGGTCGTCCTCCTCACCTACAACGGCACGGTCGACGCAGTCGCGGACGTCCAGCACGTTCTCGACCACGATCCTGCGGCTGTCGAACTCATCGATGATACGCTCATCGATCTAGCCGGTAATACTGCAGAGTTCGAGAACGTCGTCGCGTTGCTCCCGGATGGCACTGAAGCGGCGCTGCTCGTGGAGTTCTATGCCGAGAACGAGGAGGACGGACGCGAGAAGACCGCCGACCTGATCGCCGACCGAGTGAGTGATAGCGACGAGCAGCACGCGTTCGACGGGTTGGAGGCTCACGATGCCGAAACGCGCACCAAGTTCTGGAAACTTCGGAAATCAGGGCTCCCTATCCTCCTCTCGCGCACCAGCGACGCTAAACACATCAGTTTCATCGAGGACGCCGCGATTCCGCCCGAACACCTCCCAGCGTTCGTTACCCGGTTCAGAGAGATCCTCGACGAGAACGATACGTTCGCTTCCTTCTACGCTCATGCTGGCCCGGGCGTCTTGCACGTCCGCCCGCTGGTCGATCCGAAGTCCGAGACCGACCGCAAAGCGATGGAGAACATCGCGGACGCAGTCACGGACATGGTCGTCGAGTTCGGTGGGTCGGTGTCGGGTGAACACGGCGACGGCCGTGCACGGACCCAGTGGAACCGGAAACTGTACGGCGATGAACTCTGGGAGGTGTTTCGCAACCTGAAGACGGCGTTCGACCCCGACTGGCTGTTGAATCCCGGGCAGGTCTGTGGCGACGTCTCGATGACAGAGAATCTCCGGTTCGGTCCCGGATACGAGTTCGACGCCGGATTCGAACCGACGCTCGAGTGGGACATCGAGAACGGCTTCCAGGGAATGGTCGAACTCTGTCACGGCTGTGGTGGCTGTCGCACCCAGAAGGACACAGGTGGTGGCGTAATGTGTCCGACGTTCCGGGCGGCGGACGAAGAAATCACGAGCACTCGTGGACGGGCGAACATGCTCCGCCAGGCGATGAGCGGGGACCTTCCCGACGATCCGACCGACGAGGAGTTCGTCAGCGAGGTGCTCGATCTCTGTATCGGCTGCAAGGGATGTGCGAGAGACTGTCCCAGCGAAGTCGATATGGCGAAACTGAAAGCCGAGGTGATCCACGAGTATCACCAGCAAGAGGGAGCAAGTCCCCGGGATCGACTGTTCGCAAACGTCGACACGCTCGCACGTCTCGGAAGCACACTCGCACCGCTGTCGAACGCAGCATCGAAACTGCCAGGTGCGCGGACGCTCCTCGAGCGGACGGTCGGCATCGCCCGTGAGCGTTCCCTGCCGACCTTCGAGCGAGAGACGCTTCAAGATTGGTTTGCGGCTCGTGGGGGATCGCGAGTCGCTGCAGCAGCGGCGGAGCGACGGGCCGTACTGTTCCCGGATACGTACACCAACTATAGCCACCCCGAGATCGGAAAGGCGGCCGTCCGGGTCCTGGAGACTGCAGGGGTTCACGTCGACCTTGCTACCAACACGGATAGTGGTCGACCCGCTCACTCCAAGGGATTCCTGGATGCGTCACGAAAGACTGCCCGGGAGAACGTCGGTTCGCTCGCACCGCGCGTCCGCGATGGGTGGGACGTCGTTCTCGTCGAACCGTCGGACGCGGTGATGTTCCAGTCGGACTATCGGGACCTGCTCTCGGGCGACGCGGTCGAGGCCGTTGCCACGAACACGTACGGTGTCTGTGAATATCTCGACATTTTCGGACTCGCGGAGAATATCGATTTCGAGCCGCCGTCGCTTTCGCTGGCCTACCACGGCCACTGTCACCAGAAGGCGACCAAAAAAGACCACCACGCCGTCGGCGTTCTCCGGCGAGCGGGCTACGAGGTCGATCCGCTCGACTCGGGCTGTTGTGGTATGGCCGGGTCGTTCGGCTACGAGGCTGAACACCACGCCATGAGCACTGCCATCGGCGATGCCCTCGTCGAGCAGGTCGACGATAGCTTCGCTGAGGTACCCGTCGCTCCCGGTGCATCTTGTCGGACACAGCTCGAGGACATGCTCACGGACGCCGACACCCATCCAGCACTCCCAGACCGCGAGAGCCCCCCGACCCCGGTCGAGATGCTGGCAGCTGGGCTGACGGAGTAG
- a CDS encoding HAD-IB family phosphatase, giving the protein MVHTDYELVVFDGDETLVDGDIIHALGAHAGVGDEIERIQERVWQDDLEPMEALSEHIFPLFEGLTIQEIEDVVQSLPFAPGATDVGRHVSCQTAIFTALTPLARHVAAELDMEYYRANEPVIDDGALTGELRGDIVERGKGPVLDDLVASLGIDHDQVIAVGDGPQDRPLFTRAGFSIGIDPKPAVRDVPDVVVSERNLYSAAPHLAEKGVLDLGELNE; this is encoded by the coding sequence ATGGTACACACTGATTACGAACTTGTCGTCTTCGACGGTGACGAAACGCTCGTTGACGGGGACATCATCCATGCTCTCGGGGCTCACGCAGGAGTCGGTGACGAAATCGAGCGTATTCAGGAGCGCGTCTGGCAGGACGATCTTGAACCGATGGAAGCGCTATCCGAACATATCTTCCCGCTTTTTGAGGGGCTTACGATCCAGGAAATCGAGGACGTCGTCCAGTCGCTTCCGTTCGCGCCCGGAGCGACAGACGTGGGACGTCACGTCAGTTGCCAGACGGCGATTTTTACTGCCCTCACACCGCTCGCCCGTCACGTCGCGGCGGAACTAGACATGGAGTACTACCGTGCGAATGAGCCGGTCATCGACGACGGAGCACTGACTGGCGAACTCAGGGGAGACATCGTCGAGCGGGGCAAAGGCCCAGTACTCGACGATCTCGTAGCGTCGCTAGGTATCGACCACGATCAGGTAATCGCTGTCGGTGATGGCCCCCAGGATCGCCCGCTTTTCACCCGTGCTGGCTTCTCCATCGGTATCGATCCGAAACCAGCCGTCCGCGACGTTCCTGATGTCGTCGTCTCGGAACGAAATCTCTACTCTGCCGCACCACATCTGGCGGAAAAGGGTGTTCTCGATCTCGGTGAATTGAACGAGTAA